The proteins below come from a single Sorghum bicolor cultivar BTx623 chromosome 4, Sorghum_bicolor_NCBIv3, whole genome shotgun sequence genomic window:
- the LOC8056939 gene encoding outer envelope pore protein 37, chloroplastic, whose protein sequence is MASAAATTTSAAAQNPNPLNLNIKLPPWLSELRSPFTFLSPPPPPPPPPPPLPPPEPVVPRSRRLPSLRVTTEYDSEEGVFVNKVSCKLAGDLAKLRLSFQSDPQGQWQGDGEEGDPLQQLFAAPLVGLITKHFSVFYDVEARNALLRGDCSLPGGAVQLRASHDVKAQQGEVSVITSLGDPLYKLELSSLVPYSGLPRATFHFPIGQVSVEERRNEDDEKVLSVYGIGKSDFLDGVLTAQYDENDLNLRYCYKDKELTLVPSVSLPSNAVSIGFKRRIGPSDKLSYHYSFDTDDWNAVYKHTVGKNFKVKAGYDSEVRVGWASLWVGEEGGKAKTAPMKTKLQLMLQVPQDNLRNPVFLFNVKKRWDL, encoded by the exons ATGgcgtccgccgccgccacgaCCACCTCCGCAGCTGCCCAGAACCCCAATCCCCTTAATCTCAACATCAAGCTTCCCCCATGGCTCAGCGAGCTGCGCTCCCCCTTCACCTTCCTCTCCCCGcccccgccgccaccgcctcctcctcccccgctgCCACCTCCGGAGCCTGTGGTCCCACGGTCGCGGAGGCTGCCGAGCCTGCGCGTGACCACGGAGTACGATAGCGAGGAGGGCGTGTTCGTGAACAAGGTGTCGTGCAAGCTCGCGGGGGACCTCGCCAAGCTGCGGCTCTCCTTCCAGAGCGACCCGCAGGGGCAGTGGCAAGGGGACGGGGAGGAAGGGGACCCGCTTCAGCAGCTCTTCGCCGCGCCGTTGGTGGGGCTCATCACCAAGCACTTCTCCGTGTTCTACGACGTCGAGGCACGCAACGCGCTGCTCCGCGGAGACTGCTCGCTTCCCGGAGGCGCCGTCCAGCTCCGTGCCTCGCACGATGTCAAG GCACAACAAGGAGAAGTTTCGGTGATCACTAGTTTGGGTGATCCGTTATATAAACTGGAGTTATCATCTTTGGTGCCTTACAGTGGTTTG CCAAGGGCAACGTTCCACTTTCCTATTGGTCAAGTTTCAGTAGAAGAGAGGAGAaatgaagatgatgagaaggtgcTGTCTGTATATGGGATTGGAAAATCTGATTTCTTGGACGGTGTTCTTACTGCTCAGTACGATGAAAATGATCTTAATCTAAGATATTGTTATAAG GACAAAGAATTAACTTTAGTTCCAAGTGTCTCATTGCCTTCTAATGCAGTATCCATAGGCTTCAAAAGGCGTATTGGTCCTTCTGATAAGTTGAG CTATCATTACAGCTTCGACACTGATGACTGGAATGCTGTTTATAAGCATACAGTGGGTAAAAATTTCAAAGTGAAAGCTGGTTATGATTCTGAGGTGCGAGTTGGATGGGCTTCTCTTTGG GTTGGAGAAGAAGGGGGCAAAGCGAAGACTGCGCCAATGAAAACAAAACTTCAGcttatgcttcaagtaccccaGGATAATCTCAGAAATCCTGTCTTCCTCTTCAATGTGAAGAAACGATGGGATCTGTAA
- the LOC8072443 gene encoding uncharacterized protein LOC8072443, whose amino-acid sequence MAQDNASPIDALWSNAFFGDLKGDSDMEAEEDDPSDPEGFTQEALNAKQVVLCLSKSIVSLVSPVDGKPLFGCTGTVVNHVGSETWILTSATLVRKPDTDHDAYKADEVKIEVLLHDKRTINGCISMCNLHYNIAVVAVEIQFDLPMVALNDLPECYSLLGRPVIAVARDSKSRALLVRQGNMIRKRSKLDCSELLLCTCPVNKIFIGGLVVDFERRIIGITFFGKDTTHIVPTEIMARCVKHFKEFRTLKQPCVCIRGHALHSLELSNLEILCLKFPNLSCGVGVVVDQISGISSANFGGIEAGDIICSIDGVVLYSVAQLTAILLDTVVAMKSQKATILQAVIQRPRDNTKFIAMLNIWENGSVEYGNSFCNRWPLL is encoded by the exons ATGGCCCAAGACAATGCAAGTCCAATAG ATGCACTCTGGAGCAATGCTTTTTTTGGGGATCTAAAAGGCGATTCGGATATGGAGGCTGAAGAGGATGATCCTAGCGATCCAGAGGGTTTCACCCAAGAAGCCCTGAATGCAAAGCAAGTGGTGTTATGCCTGTCCAAATCCATCGTCTCACTTGTCTCTCCTGTTG ATGGGAAGCCTCTGTTTGGTTGCACAGGCACAGTGGTCAATCATGTGGGTTCGGAGACATGGATACTCACCTCAGCTACGCTGGTTAGGAAACCTGACACCGACCATGATGCTTACAAAGCGGATGAAGTTAAG ATTGAAGTGCTTCTGCACGACAAAAGGACTATCAATGGGTGCATCTCAATGTGCAATTTGCACTATAATATTGCTGTTGTCGCTGTTGAGATACAGTTTGATCTTCCCATGGTGGCGCTTAATGACCTTCCTGAATGTTACTCCTTGCTGGGTCGGCCTGTGATAGCTGTAGCTCGGGACTCCAAGTCACGAGCTTTACTGGTGAGACAGGGGAACATGATTCGTAAAAGAAGCAAGTTGGACTGCAGTGAGCTTTTGCTCTGTACCTGTCCTGTTAATAAG ATTTTTATCGGGGGGCTAGTCGTAGACTTTGAAAGAAGAATCATTGGCATCACTTTTTTTGGCAAGGACACCACTCATATCGTGCCAACCGAGATTATGGCAAGATGTGTGAAACACTTCAAGGAGTTCAG GACACTCAAGCAGCCTTGTGTCTGCATAAGGGGACATGCTCTTCACAGTTTGGAACTAAGCAATCTGGAAATTTTATGCCTCAAGTTCCCCAACCTATCTTGTGGAGTTGGAGTTGTGGTAGACCAG ATATCTGGAATATCATCAGCAAATTTTGGAGGCATCGAGGCTGGTGATATCATCTGCAGTATCGATGGGGTTGTTCTGTATTCTGTAGCTCAG CTTACTGCGATTCTTCTTGATACGGTGGTTGCTATGAAATCCCAGAAGGCAACGATCCTCCAG GCAGTGATACAAAGACCAAGAGATAACACCAAATTTATTGCGATGCTGAATATATGGGAAAATGGTTCTGTCGAATATGGCAATTCCTTTTGTAACAG ATGGCCATTGCTGTGA
- the LOC8056511 gene encoding uncharacterized protein LOC8056511 produces MHKRQKTSSLLNFKLEDFKSRLRRLYMLRGYPMPSESQRGAGMHLVNTFEERFDDLDGYSEEHALVKLLASSMSNSVVSLASFERNVRRFTCTGTIFRHMPYEMTILTSASLVRCLGDEAKFVNKLKIKVCLPNGKLAVGKLWKYDCNYNIAIVKTKSFLEFHGAHIHGVQFNSELFQTNLVAIGRCYESGQLMASSGMLLHKNSILDCQELMVATCKITKAGIGGPLIDSSGNFVGMNFYSKDETPFLPVSILLKCFKHFEISGRVVKPSLGLRVGSLGAQKLSICEEIHRSFPHAHGIYVEMVLDGSPAALSGIKGGDLISTLDGVALSNAQEVLYIL; encoded by the exons ATGCATAAGAGGCAGAAGACTTCATCTCTGCTTAACTTCAAGCTAGAAG ATTTCAAGAGTAGATTACGCAGGCTTTACATGCTCCGTGGCTATCCTATGCCATCTGAATCTCAACGTGGTG CGGGCATGCACTTGGTGAATACATTTGAAGAGCGTTTTGATGACTTGGATGGCTACAGTGAAGAACATGCTCTGGTTAAATTACTTGCTTCAAGCATGTCTAATTCAGTTGTCTCCCTTGCTTCTTTTGAGA GGAATGTGAGGCGTTTCACATGCACGGGTACTATTTTCAGACACATGCCTTACGAAATGACTATTCTAACTTCGGCTAGCTTGGTTAGATGCCTTGGAGATGAAGCTAAGTTTGTTAATAAGTTGAAG ATTAAGGTGTGCCTGCCCAATGGCAAGTTAGCTGTAGGGAAGTTATGGAAATATGATTGTAACTATAATATTGCTATTGTTAAGACCAAGTCTTTCCTGGAATTTCATGGAGCTCATATTCATGGAGTCCAATTTAATTCTGAACTGTTTCAAACTAATCTGGTAGCTATTGGACGTTGCTATGAATCTGGTCAATTAATGGCTTCAAGTGGAATGCTGCTACATAAAAATAGCATACTTGATTGCCAAGAACTTATGGTCGCTACGTGTAAGATCACAAAG GCTGGGATTGGTGGTCCCCTAATTGATTCTAGTGGAAACTTTGTTGGCATGAACTTTTATTCTAAGGATGAAACACCATTCTTACCAGTCAGTATACTTTTGAAATGTTTCAAGCACTTTGAGATATCTGG GAGAGTTGTAAAACCATCCCTAGGCCTGAGGGTTGGATCACTTGGCGCTCAAAAATTGAGTATCTGTGAAGAAATACATAGGAGCTTTCCACATGCACATGGCATTTATGTGGAGATG GTTCTTGATGGATCCCCAGCGGCACTTTCTGGAATCAAAGGTGGTGATCTTATTTCAACGCTTGATGGAGTTGCTTTGTCCAATGCACAAGAGGTTCTATATATTTTATGA